The DNA segment TGAAAAACCATTGAAAACATGTCATAAAGCAGACATAAAACCAACAAACAAGCCACAAAGTCAGTTGTAAATCGATTTATCACCATATAGCCAGGGCTCATCCTAGAGGGCGATTTGCAGGGTGGACACGCCTTACTGACTCAGATTTAGACATATGGATTGTAGGGACACATCAAAGTCAGATGTATACATAACAGTAGAACTTGAATATATACAATGGGTCACTGCCCTCCATGCCCCCTCCCCACGTTCCTATGGGCCTGTTAATGCTTAAAAAACTTTGCCTGAAACCAGTGCCAAAGGGAAAATTTAGTTGTCCTAAAAATCATGTCAAATGCCGACACAGTACCAGCAAACGGCTCAATCAGTCCTAAGTGGAGAGAGATTGAAAATTAGCAGtgattttgccatttctttgaaACCCTGAACAATATCTGATGGTATTAATTTATAcatagatatacatgtaaatgcatgTAAGTTCGAATTCAGTATGATTGAGACAATTGCAACATATTCTAGTAGCGCATCAATACAACTAGTTTGAAGCAAGACATGTCCTAGAAAAACTTTGTAGAGTACAAATGAAAAAGATTGGCATACACAGTGACAGTTCATCAACATTGATGTCATTAAAACATGAAATCatgatatttgttatgtaataTACCcctatttatttctatttttcagaCGATGAGTAACCAAATAAGAGCAGCAGAGTTTCTGAGAAAGGCGGCAGAGGCATTAGACGCTGAAATATCTGCTACAACTACCACTACATCATGTAGTACAGTTACAGCTCCATCTACGATTGGATCTGCAATAAGGAGTATTTTTACCCCTTATAATCGGTCAAATTACAGGCCAGCAAATCCTAGAAACAGGACTAGAAGGGAACCGATATCATACTGGTCCCACAGATTCTGTTTGTTGGCGAGTTCAAAACAGGTACTGAAACAGTATAAgacataaatatattgaattatCCAGTTGATCTATGTCTATGTAGATCTAGATTTGTCCGGGCTGTTACTTGGCCATTCGTTAAAAGACCTTTATGCTCACTCCATTAAAAATGTTGGAAGTGCAATGTTATGCCTGTTCATGAATGTGTTGTCAGTGTATTAAAACATCGTGTCCACGTTTAACTTCATGAAgtgaaggattttgatgtaacttgaaaCAGTGGTTCACTGTGATGAGACAATACCTGGGTTtatatatcaaaggtcaaggtctcaattAGAAGTCAAACATTAAAAATCGGACTGGTCATGTCCTGTTCATAACATCTTCGTGCACAAAAgagttttgaaatatcttggcagaGTTGTACACCATGATGAAGTGTGTCGCGCCCACAAGATCAAGGTCTGTAGCTTAAAGGTCAGGTCTTACtctgaggtcaaaggttaaaaatGGGAGTGATTGTGTCCATTCCAtaacttcttcatgcatgggaggatttttaaataacttcaaTCAATAATTAATGATGAACAAGCGTGTTGTGGGCAAGAGGTCTGTCACTCTAAAACAAGGTTACAAACTTATGTCCTGTATCTGTTTCAGGGCCTCCACTGCCATTTGCCAGTatagccaaatgctacaaattcaaagaactggctacagatttttgacagtggctacaagaattttattaaaatgtggccaaatttcaACAATTCGGCTTCAGTTTTgcagtttctctcaaaaagtggctacaactttctgaggcccagTGGAGGCCCTGTGTTTGAAGCATTATCCCCCTGTGTAACTTAGAACAgttttgttaacattttgtaTGCATGTATTGCACTGAAACGTTGTGTCTTCAGTAAAGGTAAACGATATATCAAAATTCACTGTATCATGATACATTAGTCTGGTGATATGCGTATCATATCATAGGCCTGTTTCACGATACTGATAATagctaaacaaatgtatcatttttaacagtttctttaactttttttcaagtgCAGGAACATTGATTGTTTTTCACTTTGTCACATTGAATGCTTACTTAGGGTACTCACTTTGTATCGCGATATGTACcatatcgttgcatctgtatcccagtatgtattgtatcgtgagacttATTATTGTACTGTTACACCCTAGTCTTCAGGATGAGACAACACAAAGCTTCAGGCACAGGTCTCATAACTGTACCGTATAATTGTTTGGAACAGTTGCAACTTgcttttgaactgtctgtctgaTTATTGTTTGGACAATGTCTTTTAAAAGTCAAGCATTCTTGTTcttaatgacagctcttgttattcatgGAATTATTTGTCTTTTTCCTTATTGATAAGACTTTAAAATATGGATAAAAAAGTCTTTAGACTGTTACAGGGCCAGGGCTTTTCATGaagaaattgggaagaggccttggcctttcaaattgggaaatttatgcaCGATAATTGTCCATTTTGCGAAAAAATATCAGACAGTAGTAAACACTgaaagacaaattaaatttatctcccctgaaacatGGACTAACTAAAATCCAGGCCATAGAACATATTAACTGATTAGACTAGTAATGCGACACACATGGTTCTGTGCGCTGCTAGGCTATAGTGAGACAATAAATGGATACCAGACAAACGCTTCCtctggaaatactaaaatgtaaacaaaatcttaaccataTGTTGGCATGACTTTGGGAAATATTACATTGCATTTTGGGAAACAACACAGCtgggaaaaaatagtatatttttggattgggaagtggccttATATAGGCCTCTGTTATATTAGGATGAAAAGTGCTGAGGGCAGTGCAAAATACCAAGTGCACAGTCTTTTAGATTTTCTTGTTGGAaataattttctaacaaaataatatttttgtagatCACAGCACCTACAAGAGAAGAAAAGCAGGAGTTATATGATGCTGGCCTTGGtgaaaagaaaataacttttataaaagaTAGCTACCCAGAGAGTTTTAAAGCAAAACTTGAAGAAGTGTACCCCAATTTGATAGGCTGTGGTGGCTTTGAATTGCTGCGATCAAACTGTGGAAGTCGTGTATCATTGGAAGTTTTAAAAATGCCTTCCACAGGGTTTACGTCCATTTATTTGGCCAATGAAAGTAATTTGGGTCAAGCCCTATGCTATATAAGGCCAATACAGAAAGATCTTGAACTGCATATAGGAAGTACACAGGTAAATGATAATCATATCCATAGATGAATCATGTTGATATTAATGTTAAGAAGTAAATTGAAACTTTCTCTAACAATAAATGGAAATATTGCTGTTTATTAGCAATGCATTTTtgcacatgtatatattatgtaataaaaaCCAGGTTTCACTGTTCAAACACCATTTGTGACATCCTCTTCAGCTTATGAAATATGCTAATGAAAGCTTTTAAGGTCTGTCAAAGTATTCAGTTGGTTAATTTAATGCCAGGTAAGCTtatattttggtttcattttttGGCTTTATAGCAAGAAGATGTAGTTAATTGACCAAAGTAATATGCCAAACTAGTTATTTGTGCTGCGAaatgatacaaatgtataaattgGGCTATGAAGCTAagactttcaaaaaaaatattgaataaaagtaTTAAAGTCAAAATAACAaccgtaaaaatgcattttctggtcataatttatattttcaaaatcagaaaactgataccaaatttatatatgggcttaccaggcatcaaaatTTATCATATTAGTATGTTTACAGTATTATTGAATGACtaacttattatgtctcccacaccactgtgtggtgggagata comes from the Mercenaria mercenaria strain notata chromosome 9, MADL_Memer_1, whole genome shotgun sequence genome and includes:
- the LOC123545143 gene encoding uncharacterized protein LOC123545143, whose product is MTCYSHECAVHLKERRENRLTMSNQIRAAEFLRKAAEALDAEISATTTTTSCSTVTAPSTIGSAIRSIFTPYNRSNYRPANPRNRTRREPISYWSHRFCLLASSKQITAPTREEKQELYDAGLGEKKITFIKDSYPESFKAKLEEVYPNLIGCGGFELLRSNCGSRVSLEVLKMPSTGFTSIYLANESNLGQALCYIRPIQKDLELHIGSTQEHSEPTESDVTEQCIDCNQMIPLSSLRSHKEICNRTQVHFS